In one Brevibacillus composti genomic region, the following are encoded:
- the glyA gene encoding serine hydroxymethyltransferase, with product MSLREHDREIYEAIEAEHRRQLGTLELIASENFVSEDVLEAMGSVLTNKYAEGYPGKRYYGGCEHVDVVERLAIERVSKLFGAAYANVQPHSGAQANTAVFFSLLQPGDTFMGMNLSHGGHLTHGSPVSLSGKWFQVVAYGVREDDHLIDYDEVEAVARRERPKLIIAGGSAYSRTIDFARFREIADLVGAKLMVDMAHIAGLVAAGLHPSPVPHAHVVTSTTHKTLRGPRGGIILTNDEEIAKGVNKAIFPGIQGGPLMHIIAAKAVAFQEALQPDFRAYAQQVVQNAKVLAETLKEEGARLVSGGTDNHLVLLDTRVFGLTGKEAEHLLEEAGITTNKNTIPFDPESPFVTSGIRLGTAAATTRGMKEEEMRTIGRAITAVLKGKGDLAVREKISRLCEQYPLHQQGTRVR from the coding sequence ATGAGTTTGCGCGAGCATGATCGGGAAATCTACGAAGCGATCGAAGCGGAGCATCGCCGCCAACTGGGGACCCTGGAGTTGATCGCTTCCGAAAACTTTGTCAGCGAGGACGTCCTGGAAGCGATGGGCTCGGTCTTGACCAACAAATATGCGGAAGGCTACCCCGGCAAGCGGTACTACGGCGGCTGTGAACATGTGGACGTCGTGGAGCGGCTGGCGATCGAGCGGGTATCGAAGCTGTTTGGCGCGGCCTATGCCAATGTACAGCCCCACTCCGGCGCCCAGGCCAATACCGCGGTCTTCTTCTCTCTCCTGCAGCCGGGCGATACCTTTATGGGGATGAATCTCTCGCATGGGGGGCATCTGACCCACGGCAGTCCGGTCAGCCTCTCGGGCAAGTGGTTTCAAGTGGTCGCCTACGGGGTGCGGGAAGATGATCATCTCATCGATTACGACGAAGTAGAAGCAGTAGCCCGCCGCGAACGTCCCAAGCTGATTATCGCCGGAGGAAGCGCGTATTCGCGGACGATCGACTTCGCCCGGTTCCGCGAAATCGCCGATCTGGTGGGAGCCAAGCTGATGGTGGACATGGCCCATATCGCCGGCCTGGTGGCTGCAGGTTTGCATCCGTCGCCCGTGCCTCATGCGCATGTCGTAACCAGCACGACCCATAAAACGCTGCGCGGCCCCCGCGGCGGAATTATTCTGACCAATGACGAGGAAATCGCCAAGGGCGTAAACAAGGCCATTTTCCCCGGGATCCAGGGCGGTCCGCTGATGCACATCATCGCGGCCAAAGCGGTGGCTTTTCAGGAAGCGCTTCAGCCGGATTTCCGCGCGTATGCGCAGCAAGTCGTCCAAAATGCCAAAGTCCTCGCGGAGACATTGAAGGAAGAGGGCGCGAGACTGGTATCGGGCGGTACGGACAACCACCTGGTTCTCCTCGATACGCGCGTCTTTGGCCTGACAGGCAAGGAAGCGGAGCATCTGCTGGAAGAGGCGGGGATCACGACGAACAAAAATACCATTCCCTTTGATCCGGAGAGCCCGTTTGTCACCAGCGGAATCCGCCTTGGCACGGCAGCGGCCACGACTCGAGGCATGAAAGAAGAGGAAATGCGGACGATCGGACGCGCGATCACTGCCGTTCTCAAAGGAAAGGGAGACCTGGCGGTACGGGAGAAAATCAGCCGCCTGTGCGAGCAGTATCCGCTTCATCAACAAGGGACCCGTGTCCGCTGA
- a CDS encoding serine dehydratase beta chain: MIYNSCFDIIGPIMVGPSSSHTAGVVSIGKFVHELLGAAPIRAEVILYDSFAETYKGHGTDKAIVGGLIGLDTDDLRIREALSLASAQGVDISFSFAERCPLYDHPNTVQVIAELGQEVYRVCGVSLGGGISKIVSLNGEAVEIYLNQPYDPGFIKQGLKHRETAEQRGEEAWISVP, encoded by the coding sequence ATGATCTACAACAGCTGCTTTGACATCATCGGCCCGATCATGGTCGGTCCCTCCAGTTCGCACACGGCCGGCGTAGTGTCGATCGGAAAGTTTGTCCATGAACTCTTGGGAGCGGCACCGATACGGGCGGAAGTGATCCTCTATGATTCTTTTGCGGAGACCTACAAAGGGCACGGGACGGACAAAGCCATCGTCGGGGGACTGATCGGATTGGACACGGACGATCTGCGCATCCGCGAAGCCCTTTCGTTGGCTTCAGCCCAAGGTGTGGACATCTCGTTTTCCTTTGCCGAGCGCTGTCCGCTGTACGATCATCCCAACACGGTGCAGGTGATCGCGGAGCTTGGCCAAGAGGTGTATCGCGTATGCGGCGTCTCGCTGGGGGGCGGCATTTCCAAAATCGTCTCGCTCAATGGCGAGGCCGTAGAGATTTATCTGAACCAGCCCTACGATCCGGGCTTCATTAAACAGGGATTGAAACATCGCGAGACGGCGGAGCAAAGGGGCGAAGAAGCATGGATTTCCGTTCCATGA
- the sdaAA gene encoding L-serine ammonia-lyase, iron-sulfur-dependent, subunit alpha: MDFRSMTELIELCEREKKSIAEIMIEVEASKSKRSKETIIQMMKERLIKMKEAVDLGSADPTPAPSGISGGDAYLMERYREKEKPLTGAIVSDAMRYAFATSETNARMGVIVATPTAGSAGILPGCLFSLHENARFTYEHLVMGLFTASAIGYVIANRSFISGAAGGCQAEVGSATAMAAAAIVEIKQGSPKQAVMAAAMALKSMLGLVCDPVAGLVEVPCIKRNVIGTSIAFAAADMALAGIESRIPCDEVIATMYEIGSTMPRALRETALGGLAVTPTGQEMKKRIMG, encoded by the coding sequence ATGGATTTCCGTTCCATGACGGAACTGATCGAGCTGTGTGAGCGTGAGAAAAAGAGCATCGCCGAGATCATGATTGAGGTCGAAGCGAGCAAATCCAAACGGAGCAAGGAAACCATCATCCAGATGATGAAGGAAAGACTGATCAAGATGAAGGAAGCCGTGGATCTGGGCAGCGCCGATCCGACGCCGGCTCCGAGCGGCATCTCTGGCGGTGACGCGTATCTGATGGAGAGGTATCGGGAAAAGGAAAAGCCGCTGACTGGCGCGATCGTCTCCGATGCAATGCGCTACGCCTTTGCCACCTCGGAAACCAATGCCCGGATGGGTGTCATCGTCGCGACCCCCACGGCGGGTTCCGCGGGGATATTGCCAGGTTGCCTGTTTTCCCTGCATGAAAATGCCCGGTTTACGTACGAGCATCTCGTCATGGGGCTGTTTACGGCCAGTGCGATCGGGTACGTAATCGCCAACCGCTCCTTCATCTCCGGAGCGGCTGGGGGATGCCAGGCGGAAGTAGGCTCGGCCACGGCGATGGCGGCAGCGGCCATCGTGGAAATCAAGCAAGGAAGCCCGAAACAGGCGGTCATGGCAGCGGCGATGGCGCTGAAATCGATGCTCGGCCTGGTCTGCGATCCGGTGGCGGGACTGGTCGAAGTTCCGTGCATCAAGCGCAATGTAATCGGGACGTCGATCGCTTTTGCCGCGGCAGACATGGCGCTGGCCGGGATTGAAAGCCGAATCCCCTGTGACGAAGTGATCGCCACGATGTATGAGATCGGCAGCACCATGCCCCGGGCACTGAGAGAGACGGCGCTGGGCGGACTTGCCGTCACGCCGACGGGACAAGAGATGAAAAAGCGGATTATGGGATAG
- the gcvH gene encoding glycine cleavage system protein GcvH yields MSDVREGLAYSREHEWVEKLSETRVRVGISDFAQEQLGDLVFVELPEVGAKVTMDESLGSIESVKAVSDIFSPVSGTVVEVNGKLENDPEAINQDPYQEGWLVVIELSDPDELNQLLTAEQYAEFVSEE; encoded by the coding sequence ATGAGTGACGTTCGAGAAGGTTTGGCATACAGCAGGGAGCATGAGTGGGTGGAAAAACTGAGTGAGACGCGGGTGCGGGTCGGAATCTCCGACTTTGCCCAGGAACAGCTGGGTGACCTCGTGTTTGTAGAGCTTCCGGAGGTGGGGGCGAAGGTGACGATGGACGAAAGCCTCGGCTCCATCGAGTCCGTAAAAGCCGTTTCCGACATTTTTTCTCCCGTCAGCGGCACGGTTGTGGAAGTGAACGGGAAGCTGGAAAATGACCCGGAGGCGATCAATCAAGACCCGTACCAAGAAGGCTGGCTGGTTGTCATTGAGCTGAGCGATCCGGACGAGCTGAATCAATTGCTTACGGCCGAACAGTACGCCGAGTTTGTCTCGGAAGAATAA
- the codY gene encoding GTP-sensing pleiotropic transcriptional regulator CodY, giving the protein MNLLEKTRRINVMLQKTMGGSGVGYHDLARLLADVIGANVYIVTADGSILGNGVREEYGIGTGPDGNPGGMLPSGYNQKLLEVNQSLANEVAHSPYSMVPEELLPLFPQMMTTIVPINAGGSRLGTLVLLRAYGNFETEDLILAEIGATVIGMKIVRQRTEQIENEVRDKTFAKIALSSLSYSEQIAIEKIMEQLDAKEGLLVASQLADQAGLTRSVIVNALRKLASAGVLESRSLGMKGTYIKVLNDKFPSELAKWKTS; this is encoded by the coding sequence ATGAATTTACTGGAGAAAACAAGAAGGATTAATGTCATGCTTCAAAAAACCATGGGAGGAAGCGGCGTAGGTTATCATGATCTTGCCCGTCTGCTGGCGGATGTGATCGGGGCCAATGTGTATATCGTGACCGCAGACGGCAGCATTCTCGGAAACGGCGTGCGCGAGGAGTACGGAATCGGAACGGGACCAGATGGAAATCCTGGCGGCATGCTGCCCTCCGGCTACAATCAAAAGCTGCTGGAAGTGAATCAGTCCCTGGCCAATGAGGTGGCCCACAGTCCGTACAGCATGGTGCCGGAAGAGTTGCTTCCGCTGTTCCCGCAAATGATGACCACAATCGTGCCGATCAATGCGGGCGGCAGCCGCCTGGGCACGCTTGTGCTGCTCCGTGCTTATGGGAATTTTGAGACCGAGGATCTGATTCTCGCCGAAATCGGAGCGACGGTGATCGGGATGAAAATCGTTCGCCAGCGCACCGAGCAGATTGAAAATGAGGTGCGCGACAAAACCTTTGCCAAAATCGCCCTCTCCTCGCTCTCTTACAGCGAACAGATCGCCATCGAAAAAATCATGGAACAGCTCGATGCCAAAGAAGGGTTGCTGGTGGCCAGCCAATTGGCGGATCAAGCCGGTCTGACTCGGTCGGTCATCGTCAACGCGCTTCGCAAGCTGGCCAGTGCAGGCGTGCTGGAGTCCCGCTCGCTCGGGATGAAGGGAACCTATATCAAGGTATTGAATGACAAGTTTCCGTCTGAACTGGCCAAATGGAAAACGTCTTGA
- a CDS encoding MFS transporter, whose product MAKTAAPKAKHNLWKDSQFLRLWTGNLLSALADGAFFIALSWFIVDVTGSEAILGTTLLCMSIPRLIFMLVGGAAADKYNRKWIMFASILARGVIIAGFGLLLLQDGLAASQSLPYAAYLTAFLFGTVDAFFWPARSSILPSVVRREHLAPANSLLEVAQQISLVGGPLVAALLLRNTSYAWAFLLMSGAFFAGTLILYSLRLRPLETEAEENTSASLPAPASEKGTFLRQIFEGIRYTRTVPVLLLIFGTSLVINMMFSGPVNMGLPLLVKQLGWDSHAYSSLSTALGIGTIIGGAVAGLCNGFRGRFLLIPLFLSAMGLGVAAASQMSALSFGLAMMLIAGTMMAMTNIPLIIYIQTIVPGHMLGRVMSLLTFMSVGLGPVSYALCSYLLERKILAAHTLLLVGGAAIGVLGLGLLMFRHFRQAEQHPLWVSGGTAKPASEAEQAPLSV is encoded by the coding sequence ATGGCAAAAACAGCGGCTCCCAAGGCTAAGCACAACCTGTGGAAAGACAGCCAGTTTCTCCGTCTCTGGACGGGAAATCTCCTGTCTGCTCTCGCGGACGGCGCTTTTTTCATTGCGCTCTCCTGGTTTATCGTCGATGTCACCGGATCTGAAGCGATTTTGGGAACGACGCTGCTCTGCATGTCGATCCCCCGGCTGATCTTTATGCTGGTGGGCGGCGCTGCAGCCGACAAGTACAATCGCAAATGGATCATGTTTGCCTCCATCCTGGCGCGCGGCGTCATTATCGCGGGGTTTGGCCTCCTGCTCTTACAGGACGGGCTGGCAGCGAGCCAATCTCTGCCCTATGCGGCGTATCTCACCGCCTTTTTGTTCGGTACCGTGGATGCTTTTTTCTGGCCGGCCCGCAGCAGCATCCTGCCCTCTGTCGTCCGCCGCGAACACTTGGCTCCAGCCAACAGCCTGCTTGAGGTCGCCCAGCAGATCAGCCTGGTCGGCGGTCCCCTGGTCGCCGCCCTCCTGCTCCGGAACACCAGTTACGCCTGGGCCTTTCTGCTCATGTCCGGCGCTTTTTTTGCCGGTACCTTGATTCTTTATTCGCTTCGGCTGCGGCCTCTGGAGACAGAAGCAGAGGAGAACACTTCCGCCTCTCTTCCGGCCCCCGCCTCCGAGAAAGGCACTTTCCTGCGTCAAATCTTCGAAGGCATCCGCTATACGCGGACGGTTCCGGTCCTGCTGCTGATCTTCGGCACATCGCTCGTGATTAACATGATGTTCTCCGGTCCGGTCAATATGGGACTGCCGCTGCTCGTCAAGCAGCTCGGCTGGGACAGCCATGCGTACAGCTCGCTTAGTACGGCGCTGGGAATCGGGACGATTATCGGTGGCGCGGTCGCAGGCCTGTGCAATGGATTTCGCGGGCGGTTTCTGCTGATCCCGCTGTTCCTCAGCGCCATGGGACTTGGAGTAGCGGCCGCATCCCAGATGAGTGCGCTCTCCTTCGGCTTGGCCATGATGCTGATCGCCGGAACGATGATGGCGATGACGAACATTCCGCTCATCATCTATATTCAGACGATCGTTCCCGGGCATATGCTGGGCCGGGTCATGTCCCTGCTTACCTTTATGTCCGTCGGCCTCGGTCCCGTCAGCTACGCCCTCTGTTCCTACCTGCTGGAGAGGAAAATCTTGGCCGCCCACACCCTGCTGTTGGTCGGCGGCGCCGCCATCGGCGTCCTCGGCCTTGGCCTGCTCATGTTCCGTCATTTCCGCCAAGCGGAACAGCACCCTCTCTGGGTGTCGGGCGGTACCGCGAAGCCTGCCTCCGAGGCGGAACAGGCGCCTCTCTCTGTGTGA
- a CDS encoding ArsR/SmtB family transcription factor, with amino-acid sequence MKRYMVIESLEQLKAISDALRQDIITHLVKEEKTGKQLATLLSLTPSKVHYHLKELENHGFVEVVRTEEKNGILQKFFRAVAYDFKVSESLLPSLKEDTMLLQETMLNHLRSSIHRLYNAPPESFLYFTEKEKRPPVLACNGEVKAPREEIKAWLMKYRALLNELDEMEKRHQHRIASGEAAETNEIFYFVSVGFMTDEQIYTAEDESLPPGYEWIDDVTVEKICRRVETDGKNSGSQG; translated from the coding sequence TTGAAACGCTACATGGTGATCGAATCGCTGGAGCAGTTAAAAGCGATCAGTGACGCCCTGCGCCAGGACATCATTACCCATCTGGTCAAGGAAGAGAAGACCGGGAAGCAATTGGCCACCCTCCTCTCCCTCACCCCTTCCAAGGTGCATTACCATCTGAAAGAACTGGAGAACCACGGCTTTGTCGAGGTCGTGCGCACGGAGGAGAAAAACGGGATATTGCAAAAGTTTTTCCGCGCTGTCGCCTATGACTTCAAAGTGAGCGAATCCTTGCTCCCCTCGTTGAAGGAAGACACCATGCTTTTGCAGGAGACGATGCTGAATCATCTGCGCAGCAGCATTCATCGCTTGTACAATGCTCCCCCAGAGTCCTTCCTCTACTTCACGGAAAAAGAAAAGCGTCCCCCTGTGCTGGCCTGCAATGGGGAGGTCAAGGCTCCCCGGGAGGAAATCAAGGCATGGCTGATGAAGTACCGCGCCCTTCTCAACGAGCTGGATGAAATGGAAAAGCGGCATCAACACCGCATCGCCTCGGGAGAAGCCGCAGAGACAAACGAAATTTTCTATTTTGTCTCCGTCGGATTTATGACGGATGAACAGATTTACACGGCGGAGGATGAATCCCTGCCGCCGGGCTACGAGTGGATCGATGATGTGACCGTGGAGAAAATTTGCAGGAGGGTGGAAACCGATGGCAAAAACAGCGGCTCCCAAGGCTAA
- a CDS encoding MFS transporter, with translation MPVILKHPVFRRLYAAHIIHIIGNEFTFIAVVGLLHDLSGSGLSFAAGTVFRLLPYVMTSLFSGALLENWDKRRVMITVNLLRGILVSLFFWITTPAYLWAVFLLLILVNVCSAFFQPAMQVAIVSAVRVEERLQANSLLQGTTSFLIIVCQGVAAFLVYYFSYRFNFLLDAACYFVSLLILVKLPKLAEAEAKTSDGFFTRLREGFSYIRTASGIKSILAYQMAERILGAYYIMLMFHILQERQEGLYVFGLLDIPLGLGGVFAGIVVSKWAGGAGDKRVNQALGWALIAMGLAVYGIFHAGPILLLSFAVLLCAFASFSSTIMAVTRLQRVTEPDYLARVFSIREMATMGSFALGCLIVGYGAEEVGSPLISSGLAIFGAVAGTIWLIAARITLGKKSDASDDVA, from the coding sequence ATGCCAGTCATTCTCAAACATCCCGTCTTTCGCCGTCTGTACGCGGCTCACATCATCCACATCATCGGGAATGAATTTACTTTCATCGCGGTTGTGGGTCTTTTGCACGACCTCAGCGGATCCGGCCTGTCATTTGCAGCGGGAACCGTTTTTCGTCTGCTCCCTTATGTGATGACCAGCCTGTTTTCCGGCGCTCTTCTGGAAAACTGGGATAAGCGCAGAGTGATGATCACGGTCAACCTCTTGCGCGGCATCCTGGTCAGCCTCTTTTTCTGGATTACGACGCCAGCCTACTTATGGGCTGTTTTTTTACTGTTGATCCTGGTTAACGTATGCAGCGCCTTTTTCCAGCCGGCCATGCAGGTCGCCATCGTGAGCGCCGTCCGGGTGGAGGAGCGTCTGCAGGCGAACTCGCTGCTGCAAGGGACGACCTCCTTTTTGATTATCGTCTGTCAGGGGGTCGCGGCGTTTCTCGTCTATTATTTTTCCTATCGCTTTAATTTTCTCTTGGACGCCGCCTGCTATTTCGTCTCTCTCCTCATCCTGGTCAAGCTTCCCAAGCTGGCCGAAGCGGAGGCCAAGACGAGCGACGGCTTTTTCACACGGCTTCGCGAAGGTTTTTCCTACATCCGGACCGCTTCCGGGATCAAGTCGATCCTGGCATACCAGATGGCGGAGCGCATTCTCGGCGCTTACTACATCATGCTCATGTTTCATATCTTGCAGGAGCGGCAGGAGGGCTTGTACGTATTTGGCCTCCTCGATATTCCGCTGGGGCTCGGGGGAGTTTTCGCGGGAATCGTCGTCAGCAAATGGGCGGGCGGTGCCGGGGATAAGCGGGTAAATCAGGCTCTCGGCTGGGCTTTGATCGCGATGGGGCTCGCCGTCTACGGCATTTTCCACGCGGGGCCGATCCTGCTGCTGTCTTTCGCCGTGCTCTTATGCGCATTTGCTTCGTTCAGCTCGACGATTATGGCAGTCACCCGGCTGCAGCGCGTGACGGAGCCGGATTACCTCGCTCGCGTCTTTTCGATCAGAGAGATGGCGACGATGGGCAGCTTCGCACTGGGCTGCCTGATCGTCGGATACGGAGCGGAAGAAGTGGGCAGCCCGCTCATCTCCAGCGGATTGGCGATTTTTGGGGCGGTCGCAGGGACGATATGGCTGATCGCGGCACGGATCACGCTGGGGAAAAAGAGCGACGCCTCGGACGATGTGGCGTAA
- a CDS encoding MFS transporter has product MKELWGLVAFRWYWFGLFLSSLGNSLGWMALAWFVMKKTGSPVAMGGVVLSYMLSAVAAGLVVGVLLDRFNRQRLIIWDNILRGLIFIALVAVLQLESVPLWIMYVLIVLAGILSPLSSAGTQALLPRLVPDKELLVKANGLMESQWQITGLFGPVLAGLLIGVIGEGMVLLLDVCAMFVCAYCFGRIPSAMLNHSAGTSAPPAGEFLRSLGADLLTGYRFLLRQPQLLWLIFFTFFFNMAYGPLEIALPLYANAYLGGEAVAMGFLWSALAAGALLGSLLFSVVNWKVRAGVTLAAIIALWGVTTLPLAFFTRLDIAVISMALAGFSFTPYNILYRSHLQKNIPPHLLGRVLTSVRMITGTGMPAGAGAAGLLISVLGLQGMFLASSVACIVIGLLALPLLRGLDAPPLFAVQQGSEEPLPTAGQKKVEQGQQM; this is encoded by the coding sequence ATGAAGGAACTATGGGGTCTCGTCGCCTTTCGCTGGTACTGGTTCGGACTTTTTCTGTCGTCGCTGGGAAATTCGCTCGGCTGGATGGCCCTCGCCTGGTTCGTCATGAAAAAAACCGGCTCGCCTGTCGCGATGGGCGGAGTGGTGCTCTCCTACATGCTTTCGGCAGTGGCTGCCGGGCTGGTCGTAGGCGTCCTGCTCGACCGCTTCAACCGACAAAGGCTGATCATCTGGGATAACATCCTCCGCGGGCTGATCTTCATCGCTCTCGTCGCGGTGCTCCAGCTGGAGTCGGTGCCGCTCTGGATCATGTACGTCCTGATTGTGCTGGCCGGAATCCTGTCGCCGCTCAGCAGCGCGGGCACGCAGGCGCTCCTGCCGCGGTTGGTGCCGGACAAGGAGCTGCTGGTCAAAGCAAATGGCTTGATGGAGAGCCAGTGGCAAATCACGGGGCTGTTTGGGCCGGTATTGGCCGGGTTGTTGATCGGCGTCATCGGAGAAGGCATGGTCCTCCTCCTGGATGTGTGTGCCATGTTTGTCTGCGCCTATTGTTTTGGGCGGATCCCGTCTGCTATGCTCAATCATTCCGCCGGAACCTCCGCTCCCCCGGCAGGAGAGTTTCTCCGCTCTCTCGGGGCTGACCTCTTGACCGGCTATCGCTTTTTGCTGAGACAGCCGCAGCTGCTCTGGCTGATTTTCTTTACCTTCTTTTTTAATATGGCCTACGGTCCCCTGGAAATAGCCCTGCCGCTTTACGCCAATGCCTATCTCGGAGGAGAAGCGGTCGCCATGGGCTTCCTCTGGTCGGCGCTGGCGGCGGGAGCCCTGCTCGGATCGCTGCTGTTCTCCGTGGTGAACTGGAAAGTGCGGGCAGGCGTGACACTGGCCGCCATCATTGCGCTATGGGGGGTGACGACCCTGCCGCTGGCGTTTTTTACGCGCTTGGACATCGCGGTCATCTCGATGGCGCTGGCCGGATTCAGCTTCACCCCGTATAACATTTTGTACCGCAGCCATCTGCAAAAAAATATCCCGCCCCATCTGCTCGGGCGGGTGCTCACCAGCGTCAGGATGATCACCGGGACGGGCATGCCTGCCGGGGCTGGCGCCGCTGGCTTGCTGATTTCGGTGTTGGGGCTTCAGGGCATGTTCCTCGCCTCGTCCGTGGCTTGCATCGTGATCGGCCTACTCGCTCTGCCGCTGCTCCGCGGACTGGATGCGCCCCCGTTATTTGCGGTTCAACAGGGGAGCGAAGAGCCGCTTCCAACTGCCGGGCAAAAGAAGGTAGAGCAGGGACAGCAGATGTAG
- a CDS encoding SDR family NAD(P)-dependent oxidoreductase, with translation MADTESCQKLADWVKNTYCGCSVLYNNAGYARFAPFAEMSLADIKQTVDANLAGLLYLTHAFLPMMIAAKTGHIVNIASLAGHVATAKAAVYAGSKAAVIRFSEGLRHELAQTGVHVTCVMPGPIDTPFLDHADQTGAYRGKVRRYLLTPEATARRILRAVERRQDELTMPRRLHLLSLLYLLLPGSWKRLFAPLLNRK, from the coding sequence GTGGCCGATACGGAAAGCTGCCAGAAACTGGCCGATTGGGTAAAAAATACCTACTGCGGATGCAGCGTCTTATACAATAATGCCGGCTATGCACGGTTCGCTCCCTTTGCTGAAATGAGTCTGGCGGACATCAAACAGACGGTCGATGCCAATCTGGCAGGCTTGCTTTACTTGACGCATGCCTTTTTGCCGATGATGATCGCGGCCAAGACCGGCCATATCGTCAACATCGCTTCCCTGGCCGGACATGTGGCGACAGCGAAAGCGGCGGTCTACGCGGGAAGCAAGGCCGCCGTCATCCGCTTCAGCGAAGGGCTCCGCCACGAGCTGGCGCAGACCGGGGTGCATGTCACCTGCGTCATGCCGGGCCCGATCGATACGCCCTTTTTGGATCATGCCGATCAGACCGGCGCCTACCGCGGCAAAGTCCGCCGCTATCTGCTGACGCCGGAAGCCACAGCGCGACGCATTCTGCGCGCCGTGGAGAGGAGGCAGGACGAGCTGACGATGCCCCGCCGGCTACATCTGCTGTCCCTGCTCTACCTTCTTTTGCCCGGCAGTTGGAAGCGGCTCTTCGCTCCCCTGTTGAACCGCAAATAA
- a CDS encoding SDR family NAD(P)-dependent oxidoreductase, with protein sequence MKTPKIVVITGATGGLGSALVRLHLDKGDTVIATGRTHERLNQLAEQLGTPLLSPVTLSMWPIRKAARNWPIG encoded by the coding sequence ATGAAAACGCCGAAGATTGTCGTCATCACAGGTGCAACGGGCGGACTGGGATCGGCTCTGGTACGCCTGCATCTGGACAAAGGGGATACCGTAATTGCCACGGGCCGCACGCATGAGAGGCTGAACCAACTGGCAGAGCAGCTGGGAACCCCCCTGCTCTCGCCTGTTACCCTGTCGATGTGGCCGATACGGAAAGCTGCCAGAAACTGGCCGATTGGGTAA
- a CDS encoding DUF1540 domain-containing protein, whose translation MPVVKCSVANCEYWSEGNNCNADMIMVEIDAHAEANFKEEFAGEHGHDSQHKDKANTSSQTCCQTFKPKKK comes from the coding sequence ATGCCAGTCGTAAAATGCAGTGTAGCAAACTGTGAGTATTGGTCCGAAGGCAATAACTGTAATGCCGACATGATCATGGTGGAAATCGACGCGCACGCCGAGGCGAACTTCAAAGAAGAGTTCGCAGGCGAGCACGGCCACGACAGCCAGCACAAGGACAAAGCCAACACATCGTCCCAGACCTGTTGTCAGACCTTCAAGCCGAAGAAAAAGTAA
- a CDS encoding 5' nucleotidase, NT5C type: protein MKPETTLRIGIDIDGTVTEPSSIVPMMNESFGKHLRYEDCFAYDLAKVYNITEEAFQDWLSKHGERLYNEAPVHGTADSVLRGWYPHHRLIYISAREARHRDVTLNWFSRYHIPFHEVDLIGSHDKLAAAKKWQVDLFLEDRLENALQLSEELQIPILLFDTPYNQGSLPALIHRVHSWEQVEELVRTFAMNRPPLAEKSL from the coding sequence ATGAAACCAGAGACAACCCTAAGAATTGGCATCGATATTGATGGAACCGTCACAGAACCAAGCAGTATCGTGCCTATGATGAACGAAAGTTTTGGCAAACATTTGCGGTACGAGGACTGTTTCGCCTACGATCTGGCGAAGGTATACAATATCACGGAAGAGGCCTTTCAAGATTGGCTGAGCAAGCACGGAGAGCGCCTGTACAACGAGGCCCCCGTGCACGGGACCGCTGATTCGGTGCTACGGGGCTGGTACCCTCATCATCGTCTGATCTACATCAGCGCCCGGGAGGCACGCCACCGGGACGTCACGCTCAATTGGTTCTCCCGGTACCATATCCCTTTTCATGAAGTGGATCTGATCGGCTCCCATGACAAACTGGCCGCCGCGAAAAAATGGCAGGTAGATCTCTTCCTGGAGGACCGCCTGGAAAACGCGCTGCAGCTGTCCGAGGAATTGCAGATACCGATCCTGCTGTTCGATACGCCGTACAACCAGGGAAGTTTGCCCGCGCTCATTCATCGCGTACATTCGTGGGAGCAGGTAGAGGAACTGGTGCGCACGTTTGCGATGAATAGGCCTCCGCTCGCAGAGAAATCACTTTGA